The DNA region ACAAAAAAAGATGGCCCAACCAAACTCCAAGTGACAATCACTCACAATTCACAAACACTGTCGAAGAAGCACGAAGGTTTGGTTTCCATTGCGATTTGCGGAGAGTGAGCTTGTCggaaagaagagaaaatgggAAGAAAGAAGGGGTACGTTGAGTTCGATGAATCGCCGCCGGACGATTTCGATCCGGCTCATCCGTACAAGGACCCGGTGGCGATGTTGGAGATGAGGGAACACATCGTCAGGGAGAAGTGGATCCAAATCGAGAAGGCTAAGATCATTCGGGAGAAGCTTCGTTGGTGCTACCGCATCGAAGGTGTCAACCACTTTGAGAAGTGCAAACATCTTGTTAACCAGTACCTTGAATCCACTCGTGGTGTTGGTTGGGGCAAGGATCATCGTCCCCACTGTTTCCACGGtgaactctctctctctctctctgtgctTAATGTTCAAAGATGAATTCTCTCAAATTTCTGAATGTTGTGTGTGTAATTTCTCTCAAATTGTGATTTTGGTTGCGAGTTTTTATGAATTCTCAAATGGGGTTGGTGTAATTTCTGTCAATTTGCGGTTTTTTGCTGCTTCATGTTCAGTGTGGTCAAGGGTATTGTGAATTCTCAGGTGGGGTGTGTGTAATTCCTCTCAAGTTGCGATTTGTTGACACCCCATGTTCATGTTTTCTTAATTTTGGAGTCGGGTGTGTGTAATTTCTATCatgttttgatttttgtttgttGCTCCATGGTCAAAGGATTTAGTTTTAGTATGCTGTTTTTGAGGGCTTTTGTTTTGATTACGT from Lotus japonicus ecotype B-129 chromosome 2, LjGifu_v1.2 includes:
- the LOC130738900 gene encoding NADH dehydrogenase [ubiquinone] 1 beta subcomplex subunit 10-B-like, with product MGRKKGYVEFDESPPDDFDPAHPYKDPVAMLEMREHIVREKWIQIEKAKIIREKLRWCYRIEGVNHFEKCKHLVNQYLESTRGVGWGKDHRPHCFHGPKPEPVESE